A segment of the Anthonomus grandis grandis chromosome 11, icAntGran1.3, whole genome shotgun sequence genome:
tcactatttttaattaaatttaagttatacacTATTAAATTTAGGTCAGTGGCTTCATGGGAGTTAAGAGTTGAAGGAAGGCTTTTAGATGACTCAAAAAATGATCCTAATAAAGTTAAAAGGAAATTCTCATCATTCTTTAAATCTCTGGTTATTGAGCTTGACAAGGAACTTTATGGTCCAGATAACCACTTGGTTGAATGGCATAGAACTCTAACCACACAGGAAACTGATGGTTTTCAGGCAAGAACcttatatactttaaaaaattaaatatttatgttatagtttattttaggtaaaaagGCCGGGAGACAAAAATGTCAGATGTACCATCCTTTTGCTTCTTGATTATCAACCGTTGCAATTTAAATTGGATCCGAGGCTGGCTAGACTGCTTGGCGTACACACACAAACTCGTCCAGTCATTATATCTGCCTTGTGGCAATATATAAAAACTCATAAGTaagttttttatagttttgtagaaaattaaaaaaattaaaaatgagaaGCAATGTTAACCTCTGTATCATGATATAGTATGTATAATATGACTATAACATGCCAATTGATCCTCAATATTTTTAGGcaaatacttaatattaatagCACTTATAATTCctgccaaaatatttatgaaaaccCTCggagtttaatatttttttgtccacgGTGTtctgaaaataaattctaaGGCTGATACTGATATCTTGCGGCAATATACAATATACATTGTTGATTCAGAGATCAGgccaagtaaataaagtaatttcttaaatGAAAAGCAAAGCTGTGGATTTGGATTTCCGAAATATAAGAATGACATCTTGTCACTGTTTGTCTTACTCCATAtattacatttataataaattattgtattcaaTTTAGTGTTTTTCCAAACGTTGGAAACTTGCCGATTTGATTCCTATTTTTAAGATGTTAATCTTGGGAGTAGGAATGAAGTTGGAAAAGCTAATCATAGTGTCACACTATCGCCTAATAATGGGGTAAATTCGCTTATAATAGCTTCTATTCATTTTTGtgactatatttttaaagcatTCGATCGAAGAAAGACAACAGTATTGGTGTTGATACACATTAGCCGCGCATTTGATATAGGATTGCATATTTCGATTTATtagcaaaatcaaaatattttggatttcaTATATCTGGTGTTAGCTTGTATTCAAGATTTTCTAAACACCTTCGTATCTAATGTTCATACTAATGCGCTGACAATATTGTGGTTTATGATTGGTCTAATTGATCTCATCTAATTGGTATCATTGGTCTGGACGAGTCTGCAAGCTATAAATCGAGTTGTTCTTACTATACATACCTTAGACCTATGTATAAATCACAAATTGGTTTGGGTTGGGTTGTTTGGGAAAAGTTTAATTTCCAGAGTGAGTCCAAGTTGCTGGTACTGAGAACCTCTTTCGCatacagttaaaataaatataggtgGATCATGCCTTTCTTCtattaattattcataaaaagttgAATCTAGGTTATTGCTagcaacttttttaaattgaaatttttttatatgaacaAAGATTATCTTACAGCAGATGTAAGATTGCATCTTTACGACTCTGACCATCATTAATTCAAAGTTTAGAAcaactacaaaaataaaaaaaaatcattatgaACAAATATAATCACGGTGCTCCGTTACTATATTGCTCAAAATGGCTGCTCTTACGATGAAACGATTTAAATTTCAGTTGGCTACTTTTATACATAAAGGTTTCCGGCGTAGTAAGCTAACAAATATGGGTTGGTGGAAGAGGTACTTGAAACGTTCATTCTTTCGCTATCCCTAAGCACAGGTCCGCAAATTTAAGGTACTGTTAACAATAATGGCTCCAAACTGTAGCACCTGCAGTAAAATAACTTAGTCCGTAAGAACTTCAGAAAAAGTTAAAAGCATTACTTTATGTGTAAGAAATGTATATATTGTGTTTCTTCATTTTATACCTGATCTTGATTGTACAGGGTGGTTTTTCTTTAAGGATGGAGGGGTAGCATATCTTAGCAAAGAATAACCCATTAGCTTTGGAGAAAAAATTGGGTAATAAAAATGGCCAAAAGAACTTGCTGGAATAAAGTTTCTAACCTTTTTTAATCcccataaaaattacaaaaaaatattacctcCATGATTTCAATATTCCAATCTTTTGTACTTCTTCTATTCTATTCAACATCTTTTTGATGTAACACCTCTTGCTATAAAATGTCAAATTAGGGCAGGAGAGGAGAGGAAAAATCTATTGACaaaagtgtttaaaattttgatttagcTCAACAGAATGTATTAAACTTAGTCTCTTCTTTATGgtagttaaaagaaaataatcggTAATAGTACAGTTTGACTGTACTACCTGTAGACCGAAAATGTCTTATAAACGAAAAAATTGTCTAGAGGCTGATCTTTTTTTCAATTGATTATATAGGGTTTTGCACGTACTAAATCTGAAGTTTCGCCGGGCTTTTTTTAGGGGATGATAAGATTGGTCGTGGATTAGTGTTATACCGTGAGACCGGCAACTTTGATATTATATTCTCAGAAAAATCACAGCTGCATTTTACTTTACGGGGAAAAGTCCTAGGGGTAAATTTAAGCGGAAAGAAAAAGAGAGCAATCCtccaaaaaaacagtttttattcgGTAGCTTGTCAGGAAAAATTTAGCTTGACAAGACGCGTCTACTGATATATAGGTcgactttcaaaaaaattacttcatattataattaaattcatattatattttattatataattaacttcatattataaaaaaaaatatttattttgatataactCAAAGTAAGTAGGTTCAGCAAAGATgttttaaatgcataaaatgTAGCTTcaattataagcaatttttttatcagtttGACTTAGCTCGACAATTATGATATGAAAAGGTGGAGGAAGGATGAATAAATTCTTGAAACTAATCATCAAGAGAcatcaagttaaaaaaaaaatgcgccAAATACGGTGCAGAAATCAGTAAGCCTAATTCACGATTTTTCTATGGCTATGCGTTGCAAATAAATGATTGCAAATTTAGTGACAACTTCGATTGATGACGCTACAGGCGGCTTCTTAACTTCTTAATGTAGTTCTTGTTTTCACCGGTTTAAGTGCAGAAACTCGTGCATCTATTCATTTTAAGGTAGAACTTTCATTGCAACTAGAGCACGCAAATGATCTTTCATGAAAGTGAAAGCAAAAATCCCATGGAATTCTTATTTCATGCATTATTTGCTGCAGCTCATATGTGAGATTGATTTTTCGTCGATGTAAATGCGGGACTGCCatgaaattctttatttttcaatgATCTTTAGTCGCAACAAGGTTGTCTTTCATAAGTGTGAATACAGAGATCCTCTGTAAATCTAATTCTACAATGTATCAATTGTTGCAGCTAGGAAAAGAGAATGGCTTTTTGGCGGTGTGATTGCAAAAATATAGAGTTCTCATTCAATTAAtcaatttagtaaataaaaatggctacattttatacattttaaatgtaTCTTTGCTAAACCTACTCGTTTTAAGTTATaccgaaataaatattttttctataaaaaaaaaattgagtatgattttttttttgatagccGATGTATATACGAGTAGACGCGTCTTTTCAAGAGCTATAACtttgcggtttgaacaaaaATTGTTTACCTTTTTCCTGGCAAGTTATCGAGtagaaaactgtttttttcgGAAGTTTACTCCTTTTCTCACCCCTCGAATTTCCCACCTACGACTTTGACTCCGTGAAGTAAATGCAtctgatttttctgaaaatttgtaacATAAATTCCTAGATAGATTATCATACCTAGACATCAACCCGCAAAATTCGAGAGATCTTTTACATATTACCTGGCTAATAAGTCAGGTAATAATAACCATCTCTACCATCTGCCCTTCAAGTCTGCTCAATCGCAGCTTTCTCTAACCATATTAAAAAGCTATGTCTGGCCTTGCCCCAACTTTCTTGATTTAATACCTAATTTCGCCAATAATCAAATCTTGTGCCCACACATCATCTAGTTTGAtgatagattataaaaaaaattaatttttccttttgaatTTGTTGGTTTTATGATCTTTTTCTATCATATTGAAGGAGTGTATGTCTTGTTCTTAAGGATAAATGAGCTGAACAATTAGGTCCAGTTGCACTCTAGCCTTTTTACTGTATAtgaataaagattattattattattattataaattcaaaACTGTAGATCTAACTATACGGTATAGCACCAATCCATGACCAGTTTCAATCATTCCGACGAAACTTTAGATTTAGTGCATGCAACATATACTAAATGTATAATCAACTAGAGTTGAATTAGAAAAAGTAGATTGAATTTGCATGCAGGGCGttggaaacttttttaatttattaccatGTTCGATCTCGCCAACTTGCGtaaatttctatattatatattttgtagaCAAGTaataagacatttattattattaatatttaaatttatagactTCAAGATGCTCATGAGAGGGAATACATCATCTGCGACAAATATTTGGAGCAGATCTTTAACACATCTAAAATGAAGTTTGCTGAAATTCCTCAGAGGTTAAATCCTCTGTTGCACCCACCAGATCCAATTGTGATCAACCATGTCATTTCTGTGGAAGGAGGAGCGGAGAGCAAGCAGACGGCTTGTTACGACATTGATGTGGAGGTGGgaagtaccaaaatgacaataaacaatcatttttatgttatttttttatttttaggtggATGACACATTAAAAACACAAATGAACAACTTCCTGCTCAGCACCGCCAGCCAGCAAGAGATTCAAGGATTGGATTCGAAAATTCATGAAACGGTAGACACGATTAACCAATTGAAAACAAACAGAGAATTCTTCTTGAGTTTTGCCAAAGATCCTCAGCACTTTATTCATAAATGGATAGTGTCTCAAACTAGAGATCTAAAGGTATTTGGGTGAATTTCTTATTTTGGACTCTCagtgtatattattttaatttagacgATGACTGATGTGGTTGGAAACCCAGAAGAAGAAAGAAGATCAGACTTCTTTTACCAACCTTGGGCGCAAGAGGCTGTTTGTCGCTATTTCTATACGAAGGTTCAACAGAAACGGGCCGAGTTGGAGCAAGCTTTAGGTATTCGTAATAACtgatttaagaataatttttgtgTAACCGATTATTTAGATTAggttttaaactaaaaatagctcttaaaaatgatcattgtaTAAGATAGTTccaactaaaattttaaacgcTAAGTATGTAGTATTGATAGTGAAATAGTGCTTTCCGTAcgttaattaaagttttatagaaaaatgtttttttttttttggtaaagaagtttttttagtacatagtcaaatgtaCGCCGCTACTTTAAGCTAGGTTAATAATTTtacagtcaaaataaataaatgaaaaaaaatctaagtaaatgaaattaaactttattagaGTCACAACAAATTCTCAAATAGTCTGCCTTCAATCCTAATGCACATTCTACACCTTTTTCGAAAAGATCGCGTTATTAATCGGGCGAATCTTTCATTGTTCATCTGTTCAGCGGCTGCCTGGATTTTCCGGCGCAGTTCAGCTATGTCTTCTATAGGATTGTTGTAGACTTTGTGTTTTATTTCTCCCCAATAAACAACGTGGCGGCCACGCCATGGTACCACCCTGCCCTACCTACCTGTTCGGGAATTCTCTGTCCAGCATTACCCTTACTCGACGAGCATAGTGGGCCCAGGCAGGCGTCTTTTTGAAACCAAATGTTTCGGTAAATATTAAGTTGACATCTTCAAGTTAGTCTGGTAAATGATTTTCCAGGAAATCTAGGTAAACCTCAGCGTTCAAATTTTCCGGCAACTCGAATGGTCCAGTAACTCTACCATTAAGTATTCCTGTCCACATGTTTACTTTAAACTAGTATTGTGACTGGTGTAAATGTGGATTTTCCACACGCTATGTATGTTGTGGAGATTTATGTATCCATCTTTCTTAGAAGTCAATTCATCGGACAATAGAATTCTTTCCAACAATTGGAAAGAATTCTATTGTCTATTGGAGAAATCTTCTCTATATCTTTACAACATTGTTTGACAAAATTCAAGTCTTGCCAGGTGGCTTCGAGATAATAAACTTTGTACTCGTTGTACGTGGTACGGAtgttactgttttttttttcgatattcgATATGCTGAACTTTTAAACACGCCTGTCCTTGTTTCTATTCCACGTACTGAGGTACTCGCATCACGTGCAACTTCTTGTAAGACTTCGGCCTCGAAGGGCAAGGGCGGTCTGCCTGCACCACCCATTTGATTTGGGAATCGGCCCTCTAGAAGTAATCGATGCACATTTAGAAATACTCTGTAATCTGGATAACGCTCTTCATTTGGGTACCTTTGACGATACACTCTAGCGGCAGCATTAGCTTTTCATTAAGATTGCATGGACATTCTCCATAGATCAGATGCATGTTAGCATATTCCTGCGCAGTATAACGATTTGACATGGTTTTGTTTCCCAACTAAACAATCACACAATTATCGATAATTCAGAAAAGagctaaaatttaaatgaagtcCAATAAACCAAGCCAACTTAacgaaaaaatccaaaataaataaaacacgatATCAACAGGAACACAGAAAGATGCGTAGTAAATGGAGGATAGCAAAGTCCTGCAGGAGCAAAGGTCTTAATTAATGACCTAAGTTCCGTCCTACTTACCCCTACAGGATAAGTAAGACAGGTAGTTCTATTCCCTGGTCTATATTACCTGTTTAGAAATACCCGTACAGGTAGATAGGTCGGGTAGAAGAATCGCCTGGGGCCATGTTCagccaatttaaataaattatttaaatttacctacTTTACGgagaacaataattaataaaaagtgaaaaaataaaattaagaaaaaatgtacACTAATCCAATTTAAAACATATCAAGATTGGACGCAGACAATTTGAACATTAAGTGTGACTtaagtaaagttttatttcatttattttgaatGTACAATTATTAACTTAACTTAGAGTAGCGGCGTAAATTTAACTATGGTACTCTGGTATAGGAAGAAACACAACTCTGACTTCTCTCCACGCCTTAAGGCTGTAGCTTAACGCCAAAGACGCTTTGAACATTCCCATCAGGTGCGGAAATAACTTTTCCAGACCCCTACTGAAGTAGTGCTGAATAGATGTCATCACGTAATGCGGATTTAAAGGGAGAGGACAAGGAGAATGCCCAGTTTATTTGGTCCTTGCGTATTATCCGATCGAAAAGTAGCCAATACGCCCCCTAGAAGAAGTAAGGTACTTGTATCCGATCCTCCATAATTGTGGAAGTGGAATCAGAGAAAATAGTAGCTCCGTGCTTTCTTGGAGGTTAGCTGTACAAATGCCATCTTTCGTACGTACGTATTTGACTATTTCCGAACATGGGTCTTTATTAAGAGCTTTTTGGATTCTTGCAGCATCGGTATAGTTCTCTATTTCTCTGCCGTATGTTCTCCACGATTGAGGTGGCTCCGATAAAGGTGCCAGTCCTTCGCTAGTCTggtatattttactttattgaCAGGTTTTCCAGTTCTTGGCACTACCAAACCGACGTTTTACCAGAGTTCTAGAACCGCCGTAATGGGCATGACTTTTTTATATGAGTTTATGATGGAGGATTGGATTAGTTATATAGGATTGGCTAGTACCGTACTGCTCTAATTCCTGCTCATCATTGGGTGTTTAACTACTACCGTTTGTAGGGCCTTGTCCAGATAATTATGGCAAAGACACTTGTCGGTTTTTCTAGGGTCTCAATATAGAGGTTACGACATTGGAGTTTGGTTGttaatgaaaatgaaagttATCCAGCGTTGATCTTACATGGAAACTTTGTTAAAGACACGCCAGTTAACAATTAAGTGTGATATAAGGGGGTACACAGTGTTATATCTATTACAGTTTCAATACGAGCGTTATTGAATGTTGGTAAAGTTCCAATATTGCAAAGAAagagatataaataataattatatacctACAATAAATCCATAGAACGACTTATATCTGGGATTGTTGTCGTGGCTACCGCAGTTGACATGATGTGAGTTGGAGTCACACCCTATTACAAGCTCCATGATTTGCAACTGGTACCAGATGCATGCACATGACACAGAATAATATTTACCTGACGCACAGCTTCCTCCGTCATGGTGTTGCGGTGGTCAAAGTTGCATAGATTTTATATCTCCTCCCCTAGCAAGGGTGAGATATTAGTGTGTGTTCTGTTTGTCGAGGTGCACGCATTTAATGATGTCTCAAGGAGAGTATCCGAGAATGGATCAACTGCATCCATGGCCTCGGTGGCGACGGGTCGCGGTGCGGCGGCACTACAACTCTATTCGCCCGGCTAACCACGGTAGTGGTGCCACTGTCGGTCGCCTGGCTCTGAGGGTCCGTGCTGAGGAGTCCGAAGTCGACATTTGAGTCTGTTTTGAGTTCGATCCTCAATGAGGTGAACCCATAGCTCAGACGGCCTTCGCTAACTTTGCATTTGCGACTTAAATGCGATTAAGGTACATTGATTGATCGATAAATAGCAGTGATCCATCGGatatttcttcttcttccttaattaaattaacagcGAGTTCATTGTAACTCGCGTTTGTGTAAAGGCTACCAGAAAGGCAGTAAGAAGTTTCACATTGCTTTCAACTGTGCAGGTATCAGTCAAATGAACGAAGAAACAAAGTCTCCTGCCTATTTCCACTTTTCGGTTTTCACAATATATATTGGTATTTCCACGTGTTTTTTTTACTCATGGTATTTTGAGATGACTTACAAGaattaatataaattcttttaaaagaatttttataaattctatGGCTGTCATATGGAAATTCATAGCAGGGTAGTAGTGCTCACCTGTGCATTTAGAAGcactttattacattaaaactgCATAGGATTAAGTTTCTTTAGCAACCttacaaaattgttttaaaaaggctGGTTGTCACATAAATAATGGTGATTCTACATTATTCAAATATGACCCAGACAAAATAAACATAACACaagaataataagaaatataagaAATAGGTTGAAAACATTGATGGCGCCATTGATCACCATCATTTTGCAATagaaaaggaagaaaatagCGATGTTAAGCTTGACACAGTTGAAAGCAACAACACAATTACTGCATATAGGGAGGCTATGCAAGTAATTAATggtttaaaaacttttgtaaaagtaaaactaAGCTAACTATATTGAATTTCAACATCTCAAAAACGTAGATCGTTTTCAATTCggtcttctaaaataaaaaaattcaaaatatgcgTCAATAGAGTATTACGTCTAATAAGTATTTGTTGGTACTTATTCTCATAAATATCCATGTTTAAATTTTCTAGTTTATTTTCACTCTTTTAATTGGCCATAAACAGCGGAACCGTGAATGCCCGCCTACGAGAGGTTTTACTGTAATACTTTTTTACTTCATATATTCTTCGCATCAGGTTCCATGTCTTGAACAAACATTTCTATAGAGGTTAATATTTCGCTTTTTTTCCAATATGTGGTATCTTTCTTGTTTTCGTTTTTATACTTTACAAATACTGTTTACTCGAACTTTCAAAATACTtggcaaaaaaatgttatttgtcATAGTATTTTAAGATTATATGATGCCTCTCAAGCAATGAAGGAGtatttaaaaaccaaagaaaCACTATATACTGTTTTTTCCACCgtttattagaataataattttcatgagttaaataaataaattgcatcATCGACTTATATaagcattttctaaaaaatatataactactACACAAATTTTAGCCACTGTAAaaaaagacaacaaaatctttcATAGTATTATCTACAGCAGATATCCCGTTTTATATTCCTGAAAATTGTGCACCagaaaattatgatatttttcaaCACATATAAAGGGCAAGGAAATAAAGGAACgtaatcacaaaaaaaaataagaaaaaaaatacgtaGTTGTGAAAACTTTATTGCTAACCAGAGTTTAACAAGGGAATT
Coding sequences within it:
- the LOC126742392 gene encoding brahma-associated protein of 60 kDa, whose amino-acid sequence is MAQRFPGPGPNPPATGPPPQRYPQPQNQGMRPYTQPNFPQRAGYNNPPAAMNTSGGTMIQRPPGAPYSPMRGQMQSQSGGKRPADTRGALQQKSEYSHSTSKKKKKLADKILPQKVRDLVPESQAYMDLLAFERKLDATIMRKRLDIQEALKRPMKQKRKLRIFISNTFYPAKEACPDGPDGPGQEGSVASWELRVEGRLLDDSKNDPNKVKRKFSSFFKSLVIELDKELYGPDNHLVEWHRTLTTQETDGFQVKRPGDKNVRCTILLLLDYQPLQFKLDPRLARLLGVHTQTRPVIISALWQYIKTHKLQDAHEREYIICDKYLEQIFNTSKMKFAEIPQRLNPLLHPPDPIVINHVISVEGGAESKQTACYDIDVEVDDTLKTQMNNFLLSTASQQEIQGLDSKIHETVDTINQLKTNREFFLSFAKDPQHFIHKWIVSQTRDLKTMTDVVGNPEEERRSDFFYQPWAQEAVCRYFYTKVQQKRAELEQALGIRNN